In Desulfosediminicola ganghwensis, a single window of DNA contains:
- a CDS encoding cytochrome P460 family protein codes for MKKRIQYTMASVLCLLVASLAWAEMPEPGLDALWIYISRTSTYSSWGFWPDHQGMREGSAPHRPLHKVYVNEAGLTSAKPLVNVGTIVVKENHNEAEERQALTVMYKIKGYNPEAGDWFWAKYDTNGKADRFGKPAGGISCHGGAAAGDYILIHSFD; via the coding sequence ATGAAAAAGAGAATTCAGTATACAATGGCCTCAGTACTGTGTTTGTTGGTTGCGTCATTGGCCTGGGCTGAAATGCCTGAGCCAGGTCTGGATGCGCTGTGGATCTATATCTCCAGGACATCAACTTACAGTTCCTGGGGATTCTGGCCGGATCACCAGGGAATGCGGGAAGGCAGTGCGCCGCATCGTCCGTTACATAAAGTGTATGTCAACGAGGCGGGACTCACCTCTGCGAAGCCTCTGGTGAATGTTGGTACGATTGTGGTAAAGGAAAATCATAATGAGGCCGAAGAACGTCAGGCCCTTACCGTTATGTATAAAATTAAAGGATATAACCCGGAAGCTGGAGACTGGTTTTGGGCAAAATATGATACAAACGGTAAAGCTGATAGGTTCGGAAAGCCCGCAGGTGGTATAAGTTGCCATGGTGGCGCTGCCGCTGGTGATTATATTCTCATCCACAGCTTTGATTAG
- a CDS encoding amino acid permease: MQPKNALPEQVGVLGTFAGVFTPSILTILGIILFLRLGYVVGSTGLMYGLLIIGLANSISVLTAFSLAAIATNFKVKGGGDYYLISRTLGLEFGGALGFVLFLAQSVSIAFYCIGFGEVVAGYFPGGPSSLPQMISALAVALLFLLAWVGADLATKFQYLVMAFLVLALTSFYIGGVANWDSGLLAKNLARPQNAAPFWVLFAIFFPAVTGFTQGVSMSGDLKYPEKSLPLGTFVAVGLSIVVYVTIAILFAASRPLTILQNDYGAMADIAYMGIFIDAGVIAATLSSAMASFLGAPRILQSLAKDKIFLFLNPFAKGSAETDNPQRGVALSAAIAFATIALGELDLIARLVSMFFLISYGLLNYATYYEAGASSPSFRPRFKWYHKNISLAGAAACLGVMLAIDWEYGIAAIAILFAIYQYLRRTTRPARWADSQRSHNLQKVRSLLLEAGSDPDHPRDWRPYILAFSATRERRGRLLEFASWLEGKSGLTTVVQFIEGEGAQSRKRRLEAAAELKREVESHRLDIFSRVIASPDALLSLDVLIQSFGLGPIKANTILLNWLEDKDDTSVARTRNYVKYLRSGYRAGCHLVIFKGDQRSWDEVELVEPEKRRIDVWWRGDATSRLMLLLAYLTTRDKRWDGATIRVLATNYSDLSEKSLADLQQTIGETRINAEMILVENANHHSISKYSADAELTFMGVTIRSEGVFDIFGDNVQIIEHTNGLLALVQAGQEVDLGAEPEEGEAGDLAEAQDNLDRLKQRLKKAEKAAADAAAKARTEMDKIELGGSTLDQDLVDQLRLALQAREKSELADKRMAREQAKVDLAIKEAEGGTSELKDDEAENTEHDNPEDGGGVDRQ, encoded by the coding sequence ATGCAGCCAAAGAATGCTTTGCCAGAGCAAGTTGGCGTATTAGGGACTTTTGCCGGCGTTTTTACTCCTTCCATCCTTACCATTCTCGGCATAATCCTTTTTCTGCGTCTTGGCTATGTGGTAGGTAGCACAGGCTTGATGTATGGTTTGCTCATCATTGGGTTGGCTAATAGTATATCGGTGCTGACTGCCTTTTCCCTTGCGGCGATTGCCACAAATTTCAAAGTGAAAGGTGGAGGCGATTACTACCTCATCTCACGCACCCTTGGCCTCGAGTTTGGAGGGGCGCTGGGATTCGTGCTCTTTCTTGCCCAGTCGGTCTCAATTGCCTTTTATTGTATTGGGTTTGGTGAAGTTGTCGCTGGCTATTTCCCGGGTGGTCCGTCAAGTCTCCCTCAAATGATCTCCGCGCTTGCAGTGGCTCTTCTGTTCCTTTTAGCCTGGGTTGGTGCCGACCTGGCCACGAAGTTTCAGTATCTGGTTATGGCATTTTTGGTGCTGGCTCTGACTTCATTTTATATCGGGGGAGTAGCGAACTGGGATAGTGGGTTGTTGGCCAAAAACCTCGCACGTCCACAAAATGCCGCACCATTCTGGGTACTATTCGCTATTTTCTTTCCAGCGGTTACCGGTTTTACCCAAGGGGTAAGCATGTCGGGAGATCTGAAATATCCTGAAAAAAGTTTACCGCTTGGAACATTTGTGGCTGTAGGACTGTCCATTGTAGTTTACGTAACCATAGCGATTCTTTTTGCAGCCAGCAGACCGCTTACTATACTGCAGAACGATTATGGTGCGATGGCTGATATTGCGTACATGGGTATCTTTATCGATGCCGGTGTCATTGCAGCCACTCTTTCATCTGCCATGGCCTCATTTTTAGGTGCGCCGCGCATACTGCAATCCCTCGCCAAAGATAAAATATTCCTTTTTCTGAATCCTTTTGCCAAAGGCAGTGCTGAAACGGACAACCCTCAAAGAGGAGTGGCTTTGTCGGCTGCTATTGCTTTTGCAACTATCGCTTTAGGTGAACTCGACCTGATAGCCCGGTTGGTTTCGATGTTTTTTCTGATTTCTTACGGGTTGCTGAATTACGCAACCTATTATGAAGCAGGAGCCTCCAGCCCTTCCTTCAGGCCGCGATTCAAATGGTACCATAAAAACATCAGTCTGGCCGGGGCCGCAGCGTGTCTGGGGGTGATGTTGGCCATAGATTGGGAATATGGTATTGCGGCTATCGCTATTCTTTTTGCCATATATCAATATTTGCGGAGAACCACCCGTCCGGCTCGTTGGGCCGACAGTCAACGTTCCCATAATTTACAAAAAGTACGGTCTCTTCTTCTCGAGGCAGGTTCGGACCCTGATCATCCAAGGGACTGGAGACCATATATTCTGGCCTTCTCTGCCACCAGGGAAAGAAGGGGAAGGTTGCTTGAGTTTGCAAGCTGGCTTGAGGGAAAAAGTGGTTTAACCACTGTGGTGCAATTTATTGAGGGAGAAGGGGCGCAAAGTCGTAAAAGGAGGCTTGAGGCGGCTGCTGAATTGAAAAGGGAAGTGGAAAGTCACCGGCTTGACATCTTCTCACGAGTAATTGCCAGTCCTGATGCTCTACTATCCCTGGACGTGCTTATTCAGTCGTTTGGTTTAGGTCCCATAAAAGCGAACACAATACTCCTCAACTGGCTTGAAGATAAAGATGATACTTCCGTTGCCCGCACAAGGAATTATGTGAAATATCTTAGGAGTGGTTATCGAGCGGGATGCCATCTTGTAATTTTCAAAGGCGATCAGCGTAGCTGGGATGAGGTTGAACTTGTCGAGCCTGAAAAACGGAGAATAGATGTCTGGTGGCGAGGTGATGCAACGAGCCGGCTGATGTTGCTACTGGCATATCTCACTACCAGAGATAAGCGGTGGGATGGTGCTACCATTCGGGTACTGGCTACCAATTATTCTGACCTGTCGGAAAAGAGTCTTGCTGATCTGCAGCAAACCATAGGTGAAACACGCATCAATGCGGAAATGATCCTGGTGGAAAATGCAAATCATCACTCTATCTCAAAATATTCTGCTGATGCTGAACTCACCTTTATGGGGGTTACCATAAGAAGCGAAGGTGTATTTGATATATTTGGCGATAATGTCCAGATTATCGAACACACCAATGGTTTGCTGGCACTGGTGCAGGCCGGACAGGAAGTCGATCTGGGTGCAGAACCGGAAGAAGGGGAGGCGGGTGATCTTGCTGAAGCGCAGGATAATCTCGACCGCCTGAAGCAAAGATTGAAAAAGGCTGAAAAGGCTGCTGCTGATGCGGCAGCTAAAGCCAGGACGGAGATGGATAAGATAGAGCTCGGTGGCTCAACGCTCGACCAGGATCTTGTCGATCAGTTGCGACTCGCCCTGCAGGCACGTGAAAAATCGGAACTTGCTGATAAGAGAATGGCTCGTGAACAGGCTAAAGTCGATCTGGCAATCAAAGAAGCTGAAGGAGGAACTTCAGAGCTTAAAGACGATGAAGCAGAGAATACAGAACACGATAATCCGGAAGATGGGGGCGGAGTAGATCGCCAATGA
- a CDS encoding TraR/DksA family transcriptional regulator: MSGIDIDKLTELLLQQRKELIGQKKAGQASTRTVELDQSTVGRLSRMDAMQSQAMALEGKRRREIQLTRIEAALERIEEGEFGYCAMYDEEIAGRRLEIDPANPFCVHCAEKI, from the coding sequence ATGAGTGGAATAGATATAGACAAACTGACGGAACTACTTTTGCAGCAGCGGAAAGAGTTGATCGGGCAGAAAAAGGCCGGTCAGGCCTCCACCCGCACTGTCGAATTGGATCAATCAACTGTAGGACGCCTCTCAAGGATGGATGCCATGCAATCTCAAGCTATGGCACTTGAAGGCAAGCGACGACGAGAGATACAACTTACCCGCATTGAGGCAGCTCTTGAACGAATTGAAGAGGGGGAGTTTGGCTACTGTGCCATGTACGATGAAGAGATTGCAGGTCGCCGTCTCGAGATTGACCCGGCCAACCCTTTCTGTGTGCACTGTGCTGAAAAAATCTAG
- a CDS encoding molybdopterin-guanine dinucleotide biosynthesis protein B, translating to MLKKSREKNLVIIGGAGRNVGKTEFVCRLIQSFSAEYDIYALKVSAIFPDEHLYHGDHSRDFLEGKLFEENRLNGPKDTSRMLRAGAKKVFYLRSDDAGIEAGYREFSKRIPDNALVVCESNSLRSVVDPAIHIVVRSVSGEIKPRALAQLARANLVVVSDGTSGFSELNSIEIVDGNCWQLIP from the coding sequence GTGCTGAAAAAATCTAGAGAAAAAAATCTGGTAATCATTGGTGGCGCCGGCAGAAATGTTGGTAAAACCGAATTCGTCTGCCGCCTGATACAATCGTTTTCAGCTGAATATGACATCTATGCGTTGAAGGTCTCTGCTATTTTCCCGGACGAGCATCTTTATCATGGGGATCACAGCCGTGATTTTCTTGAAGGAAAACTGTTTGAAGAAAATCGCCTTAATGGTCCAAAGGATACCTCCCGTATGCTACGGGCAGGTGCGAAAAAAGTGTTCTATCTTAGAAGTGATGACGCAGGGATAGAGGCAGGGTATCGGGAATTCTCGAAAAGAATTCCCGATAATGCGCTTGTTGTATGTGAATCAAACAGTTTAAGGTCGGTGGTTGATCCTGCTATTCATATTGTTGTGCGTTCTGTATCAGGCGAGATAAAACCGAGGGCGTTGGCGCAGCTTGCCAGGGCGAATCTGGTGGTGGTTTCAGATGGCACTTCCGGTTTTTCTGAACTCAATTCTATAGAAATCGTAGATGGCAATTGCTGGCAACTGATCCCTTGA
- a CDS encoding thiamine ABC transporter substrate-binding protein translates to MNGAICKLKRVLLIFALVFILPAWCHAGQTLTLMTHDSFNVSKEVIAEFERENDVVVRFLKSGDAGAALVQAILSKNNPMADLFFGVDNTFLSRAIGADIFEPYQSPMLEMIPDRLKLDNENRLLPVSYGDVCLNYDKAWFKEKGIAPPTDLTDLTRAEYKGLIAVQNPATSSPGMAFLLATIGKFGEGDYLNYWKKLRENKVLIAQGWSDAYFGHFTAASEGDRPIVVSYATSPPATVYYAETEPEEAPTVALVTDDNAFRQIEFVGILKGSKNVTVARKFVDFMLSKTFQEDIPLQMFVYPANSEANLPEIFIKYSKVAEKPLKVDPAAIETNREKWLEDWTNVMLR, encoded by the coding sequence ATGAATGGAGCGATTTGCAAGTTGAAGAGAGTATTGTTAATTTTTGCTCTCGTGTTCATTTTGCCTGCCTGGTGCCATGCAGGACAGACGTTAACTTTGATGACCCATGACAGTTTTAATGTCAGTAAAGAAGTTATTGCCGAATTTGAAAGAGAAAATGACGTTGTTGTTCGGTTTTTAAAGTCAGGTGATGCCGGGGCTGCTCTTGTTCAGGCTATCCTTTCTAAGAATAACCCAATGGCGGATCTCTTCTTCGGGGTAGATAACACTTTTCTATCCAGAGCTATCGGTGCAGATATCTTTGAACCGTACCAGTCTCCCATGCTGGAAATGATCCCCGATCGATTAAAGCTGGATAATGAAAACAGGTTGTTGCCTGTGAGTTATGGTGATGTTTGCCTCAACTACGATAAAGCCTGGTTTAAGGAAAAGGGGATAGCCCCACCAACTGACCTGACAGATCTGACCAGGGCGGAGTATAAAGGCCTCATTGCAGTGCAGAATCCGGCTACGTCCTCTCCGGGTATGGCGTTTCTGCTTGCAACCATAGGCAAGTTTGGCGAGGGCGATTATCTTAATTACTGGAAGAAGTTGCGTGAGAATAAGGTGCTGATTGCCCAGGGGTGGTCTGATGCCTACTTCGGACACTTCACAGCTGCTTCAGAGGGGGATCGCCCTATAGTGGTGAGTTATGCTACCAGCCCACCGGCAACTGTATATTATGCTGAGACTGAGCCTGAAGAGGCTCCAACCGTGGCATTAGTGACCGATGACAACGCTTTCAGGCAGATCGAATTTGTGGGAATCCTGAAAGGGAGCAAAAATGTCACGGTTGCCCGAAAATTTGTCGATTTCATGCTCAGCAAAACGTTTCAGGAGGACATTCCCCTGCAAATGTTTGTCTATCCGGCCAACAGCGAAGCTAATCTTCCTGAAATATTTATAAAGTATTCAAAAGTCGCAGAGAAACCGTTAAAGGTCGATCCCGCAGCCATCGAGACCAATAGGGAAAAATGGCTGGAGGATTGGACAAACGTGATGTTGCGATAA
- a CDS encoding ABC transporter permease, with the protein MNEQSRNSLRWLVFSLPLVFLALFYFYPLTKIVLFSFLPEGSWQPERLAKLVASPVYFRILWFTIWQAALSTLLTLLIALPAAYIFARYQFRGKSLLQAVMTVPFVLPTVVVAAAFRALLGQNGLANDLLINVFNFSVPPIRLDQTVYFFLLAHVFYNYSLIVRIVSSYWAGLDPNLRLAARMLGASPWQTFLRVTVPLLLPAIGSAGLLVFIFCFTSFGVVLILGGPGYATIEVEIYRQAVQMFNLPMAAALSLIQITINFILMWIYARLDTKSKSSFYSASVAGGAVRPVTSFARLMIIGNVCIMLLLLVTPLMALVLRSFTGQEGLTLVYYSALFSTEAHSVFFVEPIKAVANSVGFGIGAMLIAVVLGLMASVFLASDQGRRKEIVTSIRRYKSSTTLWDALIMLPLATSAVTLGFGYIITLNAPPLNLRDSLALVPIAHALVAFPFVVRCILPQLRQIPQSLREAATMLGASPAQVFFQVDLPIIRRAILVGAIFAFSISMGEFGASAFVTRPHTPTMPVAIFRFLGQPGEMNYGQAMAMSTILMLVTCSGFWLIARLDRLRNALR; encoded by the coding sequence GTGAATGAACAATCTCGAAATTCGCTGCGGTGGCTGGTTTTTTCCCTGCCTCTGGTTTTCTTGGCACTGTTCTATTTTTATCCGTTAACCAAGATCGTGCTGTTCTCTTTTTTACCGGAGGGCAGCTGGCAACCTGAAAGGCTTGCCAAACTGGTCGCCAGTCCTGTTTATTTCCGTATTCTCTGGTTCACCATCTGGCAGGCGGCACTTTCCACCTTGCTGACTTTGCTGATTGCCCTTCCTGCAGCCTATATCTTTGCCAGATACCAATTTCGCGGCAAGAGTCTTCTGCAGGCAGTCATGACGGTTCCTTTCGTGCTGCCAACCGTTGTTGTTGCCGCAGCCTTTCGGGCACTTTTGGGGCAGAATGGGCTGGCGAATGACTTGCTGATAAATGTGTTTAATTTCAGCGTGCCTCCAATCAGGCTCGACCAGACTGTCTATTTTTTTCTACTCGCTCACGTTTTTTATAATTATTCACTGATTGTCCGCATTGTATCAAGTTACTGGGCCGGTCTCGATCCTAATCTCCGTTTGGCGGCGCGGATGCTTGGGGCATCACCCTGGCAGACTTTTTTACGGGTTACCGTGCCATTGCTCCTGCCCGCTATTGGGTCCGCCGGGCTTTTGGTTTTTATTTTCTGTTTCACCAGCTTTGGGGTGGTTCTCATTCTTGGTGGCCCAGGTTATGCCACTATCGAAGTCGAGATATATCGTCAGGCTGTGCAGATGTTTAACCTGCCTATGGCTGCCGCTTTATCGCTCATCCAGATAACTATCAATTTTATCCTGATGTGGATATACGCCAGGCTTGACACAAAATCGAAGAGTTCTTTCTACTCTGCCTCTGTGGCAGGGGGCGCTGTGCGCCCCGTAACTTCTTTTGCCAGGCTTATGATCATCGGTAATGTCTGCATTATGTTGCTGCTATTGGTAACCCCCCTGATGGCATTGGTGTTGCGCTCGTTTACGGGGCAAGAGGGATTGACCTTGGTCTATTATTCAGCGCTGTTTTCCACCGAGGCCCACTCAGTCTTTTTCGTTGAGCCGATCAAGGCTGTAGCCAACAGTGTTGGGTTTGGTATTGGAGCAATGTTGATTGCAGTTGTGCTTGGGCTCATGGCCTCGGTTTTTCTGGCATCTGATCAAGGTAGAAGAAAAGAGATTGTAACTTCAATCAGGCGTTACAAATCTTCCACAACATTGTGGGACGCTCTGATAATGTTGCCCCTTGCAACTTCTGCCGTAACGCTGGGCTTTGGCTATATCATTACTTTAAATGCGCCACCCCTCAATTTGCGTGATTCGCTGGCGTTGGTGCCAATTGCTCACGCCCTGGTGGCATTTCCCTTTGTGGTTCGCTGCATTTTGCCTCAACTCAGGCAGATACCACAATCGCTTCGGGAAGCAGCAACAATGCTTGGTGCATCACCGGCTCAAGTATTTTTTCAGGTTGATCTGCCGATAATCAGGCGGGCAATTCTGGTTGGGGCTATTTTTGCATTTTCTATCTCGATGGGAGAATTTGGCGCTTCAGCTTTTGTTACCAGACCGCACACTCCGACAATGCCTGTGGCAATTTTCAGATTTCTGGGCCAGCCTGGTGAGATGAATTACGGGCAGGCAATGGCTATGAGCACGATTTTGATGCTGGTGACTTGCTCGGGATTCTGGTTGATTGCAAGACTCGATCGATTGCGGAATGCTTTACGGTGA
- a CDS encoding ABC transporter ATP-binding protein yields MKTSKLLEVTSLNSRYGDENVLQGVSFTLEKGEVLCLLGPSGSGKTTLLRILAGLEREESGTILYNGKDLQPIASHKRQIGMMFQEYALFPHKTVWQNIAFGLEMQKLEHERVQEKVKAMLVLVGLSGFENRRIDQLSGGERQRVALARCLAPEPELLLLDEPLGSLDRTLRDRLTAEIRAILKSIGVTAVFVTHDQAEAFSVADKVAILKDGILQQYDSPENVYKTPANKVVAEFLGFKNLIRLSGRDRSVPEGPFWQLVDHSIFEPDSSYLVLIRPDGAKVLENQEQVPRGWPCISGLVTLSRFQGASYRLEVRIGEELLRFELPLDPAPPPEGALIKLAINPSAVKLLPSE; encoded by the coding sequence ATGAAAACCTCTAAATTACTTGAAGTGACTAGCTTAAATAGCCGGTATGGCGATGAAAACGTACTCCAAGGTGTAAGTTTTACTTTGGAAAAGGGAGAAGTCCTTTGTCTTCTCGGGCCTTCCGGTTCAGGTAAAACCACTTTGCTCAGGATTCTCGCGGGCCTTGAACGGGAGGAGTCAGGGACCATTCTCTATAATGGAAAAGACCTGCAGCCAATTGCTTCACATAAACGTCAAATTGGCATGATGTTTCAGGAATATGCGCTTTTCCCGCATAAGACAGTTTGGCAGAATATTGCGTTCGGGTTGGAGATGCAAAAACTCGAACACGAAAGGGTGCAAGAAAAAGTAAAAGCTATGCTGGTGCTCGTTGGTTTATCCGGCTTTGAAAATAGACGGATAGATCAACTCTCAGGCGGCGAGCGCCAGAGAGTGGCGTTGGCCCGTTGCCTTGCGCCGGAACCGGAGTTGCTGCTTCTTGATGAACCGCTGGGTTCACTGGACAGGACCTTAAGAGATCGTTTGACGGCAGAGATACGTGCGATCTTGAAATCCATTGGTGTTACAGCTGTTTTCGTCACCCATGATCAGGCAGAAGCATTCAGTGTGGCTGATAAAGTTGCAATATTAAAAGATGGAATCCTGCAACAATATGACAGTCCCGAAAACGTGTATAAAACCCCGGCAAACAAGGTTGTGGCTGAGTTTTTGGGTTTTAAGAACCTTATCAGATTGTCAGGAAGGGATAGAAGTGTACCCGAAGGTCCATTTTGGCAGCTCGTGGATCATAGCATATTCGAACCGGACTCCAGCTATCTTGTTCTTATCCGGCCGGATGGTGCAAAGGTATTAGAGAATCAGGAACAGGTCCCACGTGGCTGGCCGTGTATTTCCGGACTAGTAACTCTTTCTCGTTTTCAGGGAGCAAGTTACCGGCTTGAAGTGAGAATAGGGGAGGAGCTTTTACGATTCGAGCTACCTTTAGATCCTGCACCACCTCCGGAAGGTGCACTTATAAAGCTGGCAATAAATCCTTCAGCCGTCAAGTTGCTGCCATCTGAGTGA
- a CDS encoding thiamine diphosphokinase: MQVVIVANGSGNLSEKFCHIAQMADTIIAADGGANLCAEAGCMPHILIGDLDSIDSDLLVEYQQQAIEILRYPTRKDATDLELALDLAMSRGAVKIDLFGAIGGRLDMSLSNLMLASQEKYSNIKVSIHDHSNRIQILHPGNHDVDAESGERVSLLPIVGDVHSITLEGVEYPLADEPLNFGSSRGLSNVVIGEGAKLFFTKGVLAVICSDQNEISKEL, translated from the coding sequence ATGCAAGTCGTGATTGTTGCAAATGGTTCGGGAAATTTATCTGAGAAATTCTGTCATATCGCTCAAATGGCAGACACAATTATCGCAGCAGATGGAGGAGCAAACCTTTGTGCTGAGGCCGGTTGTATGCCTCATATTCTCATTGGTGATCTGGATTCAATAGATTCTGATTTGCTTGTGGAGTATCAGCAGCAAGCAATAGAAATTCTCCGCTATCCCACCAGGAAAGATGCAACAGATCTCGAACTTGCCTTGGACCTTGCCATGTCCAGGGGAGCTGTCAAGATAGATCTCTTTGGAGCGATAGGAGGTCGCTTGGATATGAGCTTGAGCAACCTTATGCTGGCCAGTCAGGAAAAATATTCTAATATCAAGGTATCAATTCATGATCACTCGAACAGGATTCAGATACTGCATCCCGGGAATCATGATGTAGATGCGGAATCGGGGGAGAGAGTATCTCTGCTCCCAATTGTTGGCGATGTCCATTCAATAACATTGGAAGGGGTTGAATATCCACTGGCCGATGAACCATTGAATTTTGGTTCAAGTCGAGGGCTGAGTAATGTGGTAATTGGAGAAGGTGCAAAGCTCTTTTTTACCAAAGGGGTTCTTGCAGTAATATGTTCTGATCAAAATGAAATATCAAAAGAACTGTAA
- a CDS encoding GNAT family N-acetyltransferase, with translation MEFVEASSSHTDFKLLTMLLDIELVKRYGPEQKTYAMHNQIEIDEPAIIGYLDGRPMACGCFRKFSESAVEIKRMFVAEECRRRGYSTIILDQLEALARRCGFSCTVLETGKGQPEAIGLYRKAGYQVIDNYPPYETMNNSVCMQKKL, from the coding sequence ATGGAGTTTGTTGAGGCGAGCAGTTCCCATACGGATTTTAAGCTTCTCACCATGTTGCTCGATATTGAATTGGTAAAGAGATATGGGCCAGAGCAAAAAACGTATGCAATGCATAACCAGATTGAAATCGATGAACCGGCCATAATTGGTTACCTGGATGGTAGGCCCATGGCCTGTGGCTGTTTCAGAAAGTTTTCTGAAAGCGCGGTGGAAATTAAGCGAATGTTTGTGGCTGAAGAATGCCGGAGGAGAGGCTACTCAACCATCATTCTCGACCAGCTTGAAGCACTTGCCCGAAGATGCGGGTTTAGCTGCACGGTGTTGGAAACAGGCAAAGGTCAACCTGAGGCAATCGGACTTTATCGAAAGGCGGGTTACCAGGTAATCGACAATTATCCACCATATGAAACTATGAATAATTCGGTCTGTATGCAAAAAAAGTTATAA
- a CDS encoding DUF1847 domain-containing protein translates to MQTDTPNCAQCPFKASDRLCRIEEGRFPESCPTMNMTDLIKKSLEEYNDTNGNCNFARQAAIQEATGYQGRDLGYERVRAAKTRIEEIIEFARRMNYQKLGMAFCLGLRKEAKAVEQIFSSHGFEVVSAICKIGRVPKQTIGVSLDEQIDTRRPETMCNPILQAMILNQGEADFNILLGLCVGHDSLFFKYAEAPTTVLAVKDRLLGHNPLAAIYTLDSYYRTLK, encoded by the coding sequence ATGCAAACAGATACACCGAATTGTGCTCAATGTCCATTTAAGGCATCTGACAGGCTGTGTCGGATAGAGGAGGGGAGGTTTCCCGAATCATGTCCTACCATGAACATGACTGACCTCATTAAAAAAAGTCTTGAGGAATACAACGATACCAATGGTAATTGCAATTTTGCCAGGCAGGCTGCAATTCAGGAAGCTACAGGGTATCAAGGACGTGACCTCGGGTATGAGCGGGTTCGGGCTGCCAAGACTCGAATTGAGGAGATCATTGAGTTTGCCCGGCGAATGAATTACCAGAAGCTTGGAATGGCTTTTTGTCTGGGATTGAGAAAAGAGGCAAAAGCCGTTGAGCAGATATTTTCGTCACATGGCTTCGAGGTTGTATCCGCTATTTGTAAGATTGGCAGGGTGCCGAAACAAACCATAGGGGTGTCACTTGATGAGCAGATTGATACACGTAGGCCTGAAACCATGTGTAACCCGATTCTACAGGCTATGATCCTGAATCAGGGAGAGGCTGACTTCAACATTCTTCTGGGATTGTGTGTAGGGCATGATTCATTGTTTTTTAAGTATGCTGAAGCACCAACCACAGTTTTGGCTGTAAAAGACAGGTTGTTGGGACATAATCCGCTTGCGGCGATTTATACCCTGGACAGTTACTACCGTACCTTGAAATAG
- a CDS encoding DUF6485 family protein encodes MDCHLEDNKRNCNCTNNSCPRKGACCQCLAHHLGKRELPACCFTAEAERTYDRSFSHFADLVEKGRV; translated from the coding sequence ATGGATTGTCATTTAGAAGATAATAAGAGAAATTGTAATTGTACCAATAATTCCTGTCCAAGAAAAGGAGCATGTTGTCAGTGCTTAGCCCACCATTTGGGAAAGAGGGAACTGCCTGCTTGCTGCTTTACGGCTGAAGCTGAGAGAACATATGATCGTTCTTTTAGTCATTTTGCAGATTTGGTTGAGAAAGGAAGAGTATAG
- a CDS encoding YbhB/YbcL family Raf kinase inhibitor-like protein, which produces MAIKFSSPEVTPMQEIPVDFTCDGAEISPPLIWSEVPEGSETLVVICHDPDMVHGEWVHWICYDIPAECDGLPEGIPKTDSIPLGGKQGLNDFLKVGYGGPCPPSGKHTYIFRLYAIDCHLGLGPGKSREEVQGAMQHHILASAEFAACYTRR; this is translated from the coding sequence ATGGCTATCAAATTTTCCAGTCCGGAAGTTACACCGATGCAGGAGATTCCTGTTGATTTTACCTGTGATGGCGCCGAAATTTCCCCACCGCTTATCTGGAGCGAGGTACCAGAAGGGTCAGAGACCCTTGTTGTTATATGCCATGATCCAGATATGGTACATGGTGAGTGGGTGCATTGGATATGTTATGATATCCCGGCAGAATGTGATGGTTTACCTGAAGGAATCCCAAAGACAGATAGTATCCCGCTTGGCGGCAAGCAGGGCCTGAATGATTTTCTTAAAGTCGGTTATGGAGGACCATGCCCACCTTCCGGGAAACATACGTACATCTTCAGGTTGTATGCAATTGATTGCCACCTTGGCCTGGGGCCGGGTAAATCCAGGGAAGAAGTGCAGGGGGCGATGCAGCATCATATCCTGGCATCTGCTGAATTTGCTGCCTGTTATACTCGTCGCTGA